A single window of Caminicella sporogenes DSM 14501 DNA harbors:
- the rho gene encoding transcription termination factor Rho, whose protein sequence is MNQVELENRKLSELREIARELEIKNYSKYRKNELIELILERKENKEEKKDLKINYIIDREELPEKINSELEKNNEADVVEGVLEIMPDGFGFLRFHNFLSSELDVYVSPSQIRKFNLKTGDKVLGITRPAKSGEKFRALLYVQKVNGDDPEIAAKRPNFENLTPIYPNERLTLENNPSDLSMRLIDLIAPIGKGQRGLIVAPPKAGKTILLQNIAKSISKNYPDIEIIVLLIDERPEEVTDMKRSIDAEVIYSTFDELPNHHIKVAEMVLNRAQRLVEQKKDVVILLDSITRLARAYNLTIPASGRTLSGGLDPAALHKPKRFFGAARNVEEGGSLTILATALIETGSRMDDVIFEEFKGTGNMELHLDRKLSEKRIFPAVDINKSGTRREELLLNQRELETVWSIRRAMSNNSVQEVTEAIINQLMATKTNAEFIEKMRKKIL, encoded by the coding sequence TTGAATCAAGTAGAATTAGAAAATAGGAAATTATCAGAACTTAGAGAAATAGCTAGAGAACTAGAAATAAAAAATTATTCTAAATATCGGAAAAATGAACTTATAGAGTTGATATTGGAAAGGAAAGAAAATAAAGAAGAAAAAAAAGATTTGAAAATAAATTATATTATTGATAGAGAAGAACTTCCTGAAAAAATTAACAGTGAATTAGAAAAAAATAATGAAGCAGATGTAGTAGAAGGGGTTCTGGAGATTATGCCAGATGGATTTGGATTTTTAAGATTTCATAATTTCTTGTCGAGTGAACTAGATGTTTATGTATCCCCTTCTCAAATAAGAAAGTTTAATCTCAAAACAGGAGATAAAGTTTTAGGTATTACAAGACCTGCTAAAAGTGGTGAAAAATTTAGAGCTCTTCTATATGTTCAAAAGGTAAATGGTGATGACCCTGAAATAGCTGCAAAAAGACCAAATTTTGAGAATCTCACCCCTATATATCCAAATGAAAGATTAACTCTTGAAAATAACCCATCTGATCTTTCTATGAGGCTTATAGATCTTATAGCACCTATTGGAAAAGGGCAAAGAGGTTTGATAGTAGCCCCACCTAAAGCAGGAAAAACTATTTTGCTTCAAAATATAGCAAAGAGCATTTCTAAAAATTATCCCGATATTGAAATAATTGTATTACTGATAGATGAAAGACCAGAAGAAGTTACTGATATGAAGCGTTCAATAGATGCAGAGGTAATATATTCTACATTTGATGAACTGCCAAATCATCATATAAAAGTAGCTGAAATGGTACTTAATAGGGCTCAAAGGCTTGTTGAACAGAAAAAAGATGTAGTTATTCTTTTAGATAGTATTACAAGGCTTGCCAGAGCATATAATCTTACTATTCCTGCTTCAGGAAGAACATTATCAGGAGGACTTGACCCAGCAGCTCTTCATAAGCCTAAAAGATTTTTTGGAGCTGCAAGAAATGTTGAAGAAGGTGGAAGCTTAACTATATTAGCTACTGCACTTATAGAAACAGGAAGCAGAATGGATGATGTAATATTTGAAGAATTTAAAGGAACAGGAAATATGGAGCTCCATCTAGATAGAAAACTGTCTGAAAAGAGAATTTTCCCAGCAGTAGATATAAATAAATCAGGAACTAGAAGAGAAGAACTGTTGCTTAATCAAAGAGAACTTGAAACAGTTTGGAGTATAAGAAGAGCTATGAGCAATAATTCTGTACAAGAGGTAACGGAAGCTATTATAAATCAATTGATGGCAACAAAGACTAATGCGGAATTTATAGAGAAAATGAGGAAGAAGATTTTGTAA
- the rpmE gene encoding 50S ribosomal protein L31 — translation MKSGIHPKYDKTIVRCACGNEFETRSTRDEIRVEICSECHPFYTGSQKTVERGGRAEKFKKKYGLK, via the coding sequence ATGAAGTCAGGAATACATCCAAAATATGATAAGACTATCGTTAGATGTGCTTGCGGTAATGAGTTTGAAACGAGATCAACTAGGGATGAGATAAGAGTAGAAATTTGTTCTGAGTGCCATCCTTTCTATACAGGAAGTCAAAAAACTGTAGAACGTGGTGGTAGAGCAGAGAAATTTAAGAAAAAATATGGTCTTAAATAA
- a CDS encoding thymidine kinase: MYGPNHHGWIEVVVGPMYSGKSEELIRRLRRAQIAKQKVIVFKHSIDDRYSAKDVVSHNGNKIKAINISNAEDIYNYIQEDVDVVGIDEVQFFDDNIVDVATDLANRGKRVIVAGLDMDFRGEPFGPTPKLMAVAEFVDKLSAICMICGSPAHRTQRLINGKPAKYSDPIVLVGAAESYEARCRLHHEVPKDE, encoded by the coding sequence ATGTACGGTCCAAATCATCATGGATGGATAGAAGTAGTTGTTGGTCCTATGTATAGTGGTAAGAGTGAGGAACTTATCAGAAGATTAAGAAGAGCACAGATAGCAAAACAAAAAGTTATTGTATTTAAACATTCAATAGATGACAGATATTCTGCAAAAGATGTTGTATCTCATAATGGAAATAAAATAAAAGCTATAAATATATCTAATGCAGAAGATATATATAATTATATACAAGAAGATGTAGATGTTGTAGGTATAGATGAAGTGCAGTTTTTTGATGATAATATTGTAGATGTAGCAACTGATTTGGCAAACAGAGGTAAAAGAGTTATTGTGGCTGGATTGGATATGGATTTTAGAGGTGAACCTTTTGGACCTACACCTAAACTGATGGCAGTTGCAGAATTTGTCGATAAATTAAGTGCGATATGTATGATATGTGGAAGTCCTGCTCATAGAACACAGAGACTTATCAATGGAAAACCAGCTAAATATTCAGACCCTATAGTTCTTGTAGGAGCTGCGGAAAGTTATGAGGCAAGATGCAGATTACATCATGAAGTTCCAAAGGATGAATGA
- a CDS encoding DUF1385 domain-containing protein produces the protein MKKTSIGGQALIEGVMMKGPDEIAMAVRKSDGEIVVKTEPVGKIEKSKLVKIPIIRGVIALINSMVIGIKALTYSAEFFQESSKEEEESKFEKWLKNKFGDKAEDITMYMSVAMSLALAILIFMFIPTIVINFFKNKISNQIILSGLEGILKITMFIAYIVIISRMKEIQRVFQYHGAEHKVIHCYESGKDVTVENARIFSTLHPRCGTSFLLIVMITSILIFSFLGWKNVILRIIMKIILLPIVAGISYEIIRWAGRSDSKMVSIISYPGLMLQKLTTSEPDDKQLEVAIEAFKKVLPEDEDADLW, from the coding sequence GTGAAGAAAACCAGTATAGGCGGTCAAGCATTAATTGAAGGTGTAATGATGAAAGGTCCTGATGAGATAGCTATGGCAGTAAGAAAATCCGATGGAGAAATAGTGGTAAAAACAGAACCCGTAGGAAAAATTGAAAAATCAAAACTTGTAAAAATTCCTATTATAAGAGGAGTTATAGCTTTGATAAATTCGATGGTGATAGGAATAAAAGCTTTAACTTATTCAGCTGAGTTTTTTCAGGAGAGTAGTAAAGAGGAAGAAGAAAGCAAGTTTGAAAAGTGGCTTAAAAATAAATTTGGAGATAAAGCAGAAGATATTACAATGTATATGTCAGTTGCTATGTCTTTAGCTTTGGCAATACTGATTTTTATGTTTATACCCACAATAGTAATAAATTTTTTCAAAAATAAAATTTCTAATCAAATAATCCTTAGTGGATTAGAAGGTATACTCAAAATAACAATGTTCATAGCATATATAGTAATTATATCTAGAATGAAAGAAATACAGAGAGTATTTCAGTATCATGGGGCAGAACATAAAGTTATACACTGTTATGAAAGCGGCAAAGATGTTACTGTAGAAAATGCTAGGATTTTTTCAACACTTCATCCAAGATGTGGAACGAGCTTTTTACTTATAGTAATGATAACGAGTATACTTATATTTTCTTTTTTAGGATGGAAAAACGTCATTTTGAGGATAATTATGAAAATTATCTTACTGCCTATAGTAGCGGGAATATCATATGAAATTATTAGATGGGCAGGTAGAAGTGATTCTAAAATGGTGTCTATTATAAGCTATCCGGGACTTATGCTTCAAAAATTGACTACAAGTGAACCAGATGATAAACAACTTGAGGTTGCTATAGAAGCATTTAAAAAAGTACTACCTGAAGATGAGGATGCTGATTTATGGTAA
- the prmC gene encoding peptide chain release factor N(5)-glutamine methyltransferase: protein MVTISKALNEAVEKLKGKVFTPILDSEVLLSKILNKDRLYLIVNKEEQLTEEEYRKYKEIIDKRFQGMPVQYLTNNQEFMGLDFYVEEGVLIPRPDTEILVEKVINHIDNTKEYNILDIGTGSGAITVSLAKYFVNSTVYSIDVSKKAISIGRKNADRHGVLSRIKFLKGSLFEPLEEIDIKGKIDILVSNPPYIPSEEIEKLQIEVSKYEPRLALDGGKDGLYFYRKIIDKAPKYLRYNGFIALEVGHNQAGKVVEFMRKNGCYKDIEITEDLAGIERVVSAHIQL from the coding sequence ATGGTAACAATTAGTAAGGCTTTAAATGAAGCAGTAGAGAAACTTAAAGGTAAAGTTTTTACTCCGATTTTAGATTCTGAGGTTTTACTTTCAAAAATATTAAATAAAGATAGACTATATCTTATAGTAAATAAAGAAGAACAGTTGACTGAAGAGGAATATAGAAAATATAAAGAAATTATTGATAAAAGATTTCAAGGGATGCCAGTTCAGTATTTGACAAATAATCAAGAATTTATGGGGCTTGATTTTTATGTTGAAGAAGGAGTACTTATTCCAAGACCTGATACAGAAATATTAGTAGAAAAAGTAATAAATCATATAGATAATACAAAAGAATATAATATATTAGATATTGGTACAGGAAGTGGAGCAATAACTGTAAGTTTGGCAAAATATTTTGTAAATTCAACTGTTTATTCTATAGATGTTTCTAAAAAAGCTATTAGTATAGGAAGAAAAAATGCAGATAGACATGGGGTGCTTTCTAGGATAAAATTTTTAAAGGGAAGTTTATTTGAACCTTTAGAAGAGATTGATATAAAGGGGAAAATTGATATATTAGTTTCTAATCCTCCTTATATACCATCTGAAGAAATTGAAAAACTTCAAATAGAAGTATCAAAATATGAACCTAGACTTGCTCTTGACGGTGGCAAAGATGGACTGTATTTTTATAGAAAAATAATAGATAAAGCACCTAAATATTTAAGATATAATGGTTTTATTGCACTAGAAGTTGGACACAATCAGGCTGGAAAAGTAGTAGAATTTATGAGAAAGAATGGCTGTTATAAAGATATAGAAATAACTGAAGATTTAGCAGGTATTGAAAGAGTAGTAAGTGCACATATTCAGTTGTAA
- the prfA gene encoding peptide chain release factor 1, giving the protein MFDKLNFIEEKYEDLSKKIADPEIISDQKNWQKYMKEHASIKPIVDKYREYKEVISGIEEAKEILSESKDSELREMAKMELEELEEKVEAIKQELKILLLPKDPNDEKNVIMEIRAGAGGDEAGLFAAELLRLYTRYAERNGWKVEMMSINETGVGGIKEVIFMIKGKGAYSKLKYESGVHRVQRIPATESGGRIHTSTATVAVLPEVDDVEVEINPNDLRIDVFRSSGNGGQSVNTTDSAVRITHLPTGMVVSCQDEKSQLKNKEKALKILKARLYDKMMAEQNAEIAEARKSQVGTGERSEKIRTYNFPQSRVTDHRINLTIYKLDQFLDGEIDEVIDALIMTDQAEKLKQLS; this is encoded by the coding sequence ATGTTTGATAAACTCAATTTTATAGAAGAAAAATATGAAGATTTAAGTAAAAAAATTGCAGACCCAGAGATAATAAGCGATCAGAAAAATTGGCAAAAGTATATGAAAGAACATGCTTCAATAAAGCCTATAGTAGATAAGTACAGAGAATATAAAGAAGTAATTTCTGGTATAGAAGAAGCAAAGGAAATTTTATCTGAAAGTAAGGATAGCGAACTTCGAGAAATGGCAAAGATGGAACTTGAAGAATTGGAAGAAAAAGTAGAAGCTATAAAACAAGAATTAAAAATATTACTTCTTCCTAAAGACCCTAATGATGAAAAGAATGTTATTATGGAAATAAGAGCAGGTGCTGGAGGAGATGAAGCAGGTTTATTTGCTGCAGAGCTTTTAAGACTTTATACTAGATATGCAGAAAGAAATGGCTGGAAAGTAGAAATGATGAGTATTAATGAAACAGGAGTAGGCGGAATAAAAGAAGTTATATTTATGATTAAAGGAAAAGGTGCTTATTCAAAACTTAAATATGAAAGTGGAGTTCATAGAGTGCAGAGAATACCTGCTACTGAATCTGGAGGAAGAATTCATACTTCAACAGCTACAGTTGCAGTTCTTCCGGAAGTAGATGATGTTGAAGTTGAAATCAATCCAAATGATTTGAGGATTGACGTATTTCGTTCTTCAGGTAATGGAGGACAAAGTGTTAATACTACAGATTCAGCTGTAAGGATTACACACTTGCCTACAGGAATGGTTGTAAGTTGTCAAGATGAAAAATCACAGCTTAAAAATAAAGAAAAAGCACTTAAGATATTAAAGGCTAGACTTTATGATAAGATGATGGCTGAACAGAATGCTGAGATAGCAGAAGCTAGGAAAAGTCAAGTTGGTACAGGAGAAAGAAGTGAAAAAATTAGAACTTATAACTTCCCTCAAAGTCGTGTAACTGACCATAGAATTAATTTAACAATATACAAGTTAGATCAATTTTTAGATGGAGAGATAGATGAAGTAATAGATGCATTAATAATGACAGATCAAGCTGAAAAATTAAAACAGTTAAGTTAG
- a CDS encoding cation:proton antiporter — protein sequence MESKLIFLLHIGLILLVANIGGVISRKFKQPAVLGQILAGIILGIGIIEKTETIEHIAEIGVIFLMFIAGLETDVNELKASGKSSSLIALGGVITPLLLVAGGMYFITKDLLLSIFMGVISTATSVSISVQTLRELGHLRTKQGIGILGAAIIDDIVGIVLLTIVTGMIKPGAENSLFIVVGKILAFFIVTIVVGFLIIKVLCRFSEKIHLEDKIVTYAIVSCFIFAFLSEELGVAAITGAYFCGVVFSMTSFNRKLTHEIHRISAAMFTPVFFIGIGLGVDLISAFKALGVGLILVVLGALGKVIGCGLGARFSGFVRREAIQIGIGMIPRAEVAIIIANLGVAMGVITKKEMAAVIFMVLMTTLITPPLLKWSFKDSNQTVES from the coding sequence ATGGAGTCAAAGTTAATTTTTTTACTTCATATTGGATTAATTCTTTTAGTTGCAAATATTGGTGGAGTTATAAGTCGAAAATTTAAACAACCTGCTGTTTTAGGGCAGATATTAGCAGGTATTATTTTAGGCATAGGAATTATTGAAAAGACGGAGACAATTGAACACATAGCAGAAATAGGAGTTATTTTTCTAATGTTTATAGCAGGACTTGAAACAGATGTCAATGAACTTAAAGCATCTGGCAAATCTTCTTCTTTAATAGCATTAGGTGGAGTGATTACTCCATTGTTATTAGTTGCTGGCGGAATGTATTTTATTACTAAGGATTTATTATTAAGTATTTTTATGGGAGTTATTTCAACAGCGACTAGTGTCAGCATATCAGTTCAAACACTTAGAGAATTGGGACATCTTAGAACTAAACAAGGAATAGGTATATTAGGGGCAGCTATTATTGATGATATAGTAGGTATAGTACTTTTGACAATTGTAACAGGAATGATAAAGCCGGGAGCAGAAAATAGCTTGTTTATTGTTGTAGGAAAAATATTGGCATTTTTTATAGTGACAATAGTAGTAGGTTTTTTGATAATTAAAGTGCTTTGTAGATTTTCAGAAAAAATTCATCTAGAAGATAAAATAGTGACATATGCTATAGTATCTTGTTTTATATTTGCGTTTTTATCTGAAGAATTAGGAGTTGCAGCGATTACAGGAGCATATTTTTGTGGAGTAGTATTTTCTATGACATCATTTAACCGTAAATTGACCCATGAAATTCATAGAATATCAGCTGCGATGTTTACGCCAGTATTTTTTATAGGAATAGGATTAGGAGTAGATTTAATATCTGCATTTAAAGCATTGGGTGTGGGACTTATTTTAGTTGTACTTGGAGCACTTGGAAAGGTAATTGGATGTGGACTTGGTGCAAGATTTTCTGGTTTTGTAAGACGTGAAGCGATACAAATAGGGATAGGAATGATTCCAAGAGCAGAAGTTGCAATTATTATTGCTAATTTAGGAGTTGCTATGGGAGTTATTACTAAAAAGGAGATGGCGGCAGTTATCTTTATGGTGTTAATGACTACGCTTATAACACCACCATTATTAAAATGGTCATTTAAAGATAGCAATCAAACGGTAGAAAGTTAA
- a CDS encoding ZIP family metal transporter, protein MKKPGDKLLSFILGFSAGIMLTIVCFDLLPKAFERGSFFLIIIGILFGVLLVVFVDEKIFSHCKIKENKGFLKMSVLIGFGIALHNFPEGLAIGSGFMLTKELGIGISIVIALHNIPEGISMAVPMKVSGMSGIRSLFYTMLVGLPMGLGAFIGAVLGDISEVFVAFCLAFAGGTMLYITCGELIPKSNELSFKKISSLGLIVGFILGLFITFDFHL, encoded by the coding sequence TTGAAAAAACCCGGAGATAAATTACTTAGTTTTATTTTAGGTTTTTCGGCAGGTATTATGCTTACAATTGTGTGTTTTGATTTGCTTCCAAAGGCTTTTGAAAGAGGAAGTTTTTTTCTGATTATAATTGGAATATTATTTGGAGTTTTATTAGTAGTATTTGTTGATGAAAAAATTTTTAGTCATTGTAAAATAAAAGAAAATAAAGGATTTTTAAAGATGAGTGTATTAATTGGTTTTGGAATTGCACTGCATAATTTTCCAGAGGGATTAGCAATAGGTTCGGGATTTATGTTGACAAAAGAACTTGGAATAGGAATATCAATAGTGATAGCACTACATAATATACCTGAAGGAATATCTATGGCTGTTCCTATGAAGGTTAGCGGCATGTCGGGAATTAGGTCTTTATTTTATACTATGTTGGTAGGGCTGCCAATGGGATTAGGTGCGTTTATTGGAGCTGTACTAGGAGATATTTCTGAAGTTTTCGTTGCTTTTTGTCTGGCTTTTGCAGGTGGGACTATGCTTTACATAACATGTGGAGAACTTATACCAAAGTCGAATGAATTATCTTTTAAAAAAATATCATCATTAGGTTTGATTGTGGGATTTATTTTGGGATTATTTATTACTTTTGATTTTCATTTGTAA
- a CDS encoding L-threonylcarbamoyladenylate synthase encodes MINTKFINIDPDNIDMEKLKIAADILKNGGTVAFPTETVYGLGANALCEEAVKKIFKAKGRPSDNPLIVHVSKLEDINELVLEISEKAQIVMEKFWPGPITLIFKKSDIVPKIVTGGLDTVAIRLPSHPIARKLIKLSGVPVAAPSANLSGKPSPTKEKHVTHDLMGRVDAIVCGGDTEVGVESTVLDLTSNVPMILRPGGITKEDLQEVIGKVETDPAILSKVESNLVPKSPGMKYTHYSPNAEVILVDGRIEEVVKVINKVKKEKECEGYKVGVMATEETKDKYFGENIISLGSRKDLKTVAANLFKVLREFDEKRVDIVLAETFEEVGIGQAIMNRLMKAAGYNVIHA; translated from the coding sequence ATGATAAATACAAAATTTATAAATATTGATCCTGACAATATAGATATGGAAAAATTGAAAATAGCTGCAGATATTTTAAAAAATGGTGGAACAGTTGCTTTTCCAACAGAAACTGTATATGGACTGGGTGCAAATGCACTTTGTGAGGAAGCTGTAAAAAAGATTTTCAAAGCAAAGGGAAGACCTTCTGATAATCCACTTATAGTTCATGTTTCTAAACTTGAGGATATAAATGAGTTAGTTCTTGAGATTTCAGAAAAAGCACAGATAGTAATGGAGAAATTTTGGCCGGGACCAATTACTCTTATATTTAAAAAATCAGATATTGTACCTAAAATTGTAACAGGTGGACTTGATACAGTAGCTATTAGATTGCCATCTCATCCTATAGCTAGAAAATTAATAAAGCTTTCAGGAGTTCCAGTTGCAGCACCTAGTGCAAATCTATCAGGAAAGCCTAGTCCGACAAAAGAAAAACATGTTACTCATGATTTAATGGGAAGGGTAGATGCAATAGTTTGTGGTGGAGATACTGAGGTAGGAGTAGAATCTACAGTTTTAGATTTGACTTCAAATGTTCCAATGATATTGCGACCGGGTGGTATAACTAAAGAAGATTTACAAGAAGTTATAGGAAAAGTAGAAACAGACCCAGCTATATTGAGTAAGGTGGAAAGTAATTTAGTACCTAAATCACCGGGTATGAAATATACTCATTATTCACCAAATGCTGAAGTAATATTAGTAGATGGAAGAATAGAGGAAGTTGTAAAAGTTATAAATAAAGTGAAGAAAGAAAAGGAATGTGAAGGATATAAAGTTGGAGTTATGGCAACAGAAGAAACAAAGGATAAGTATTTTGGAGAAAATATAATTTCTCTTGGAAGTAGAAAAGACCTTAAAACTGTAGCAGCTAATTTGTTTAAAGTTTTGAGAGAATTTGATGAAAAAAGGGTAGATATAGTATTAGCAGAAACATTTGAAGAAGTAGGTATTGGACAAGCTATAATGAATAGACTTATGAAAGCAGCAGGATATAATGTTATACATGCATAG
- a CDS encoding low molecular weight protein arginine phosphatase, with protein sequence MKTILFVCTGNTCRSSMAEALFKSMIYDLGEKAKDIKVLSAGTFAIPGQKASKNAIEVMKERNIDLEGHISTPLTKELVEESDLILTMTRNHKEQILNALPEVKEKVYTLKEFVEDATGFDISDPFGQDIEVYRKCADEIEEALKKALNKIIEDGNE encoded by the coding sequence ATGAAGACTATTTTATTTGTATGTACTGGTAATACATGTAGGAGTAGTATGGCTGAAGCTTTATTTAAAAGTATGATTTATGATTTAGGAGAAAAAGCTAAAGATATAAAAGTTTTATCAGCTGGTACTTTTGCTATTCCAGGACAAAAAGCTTCTAAAAATGCTATAGAGGTAATGAAGGAGAGAAATATAGACCTTGAGGGGCATATTTCTACTCCTTTAACGAAAGAACTTGTAGAAGAATCTGATTTGATACTTACTATGACAAGAAATCATAAAGAGCAGATATTAAATGCACTGCCTGAAGTGAAAGAAAAAGTTTATACGTTAAAAGAGTTTGTAGAAGATGCTACAGGGTTTGACATATCTGATCCATTTGGACAAGACATAGAAGTATATAGAAAGTGTGCAGATGAAATAGAAGAAGCTCTAAAAAAAGCATTAAACAAAATAATTGAAGATGGAAATGAATAA
- the rpiB gene encoding ribose 5-phosphate isomerase B — translation MKIAIGSDHGGYNLKEAIKKHLEEKGIEYKDFGTNSTESVDYPEFGEKVAQAVKSGEFDRGIVCCGTGIGISISANKVPGIRCAVVSDTFSAEMSRLHNDANILALGERVVGKGLALKIVDVWLEAEFEGGRHERRVNKIKEIEAKYSK, via the coding sequence TTGAAGATAGCAATAGGAAGTGATCATGGAGGATATAATTTAAAAGAAGCTATAAAAAAGCATCTTGAAGAAAAGGGAATAGAATATAAAGATTTTGGTACAAATAGTACTGAGTCTGTTGACTATCCCGAATTTGGTGAAAAAGTTGCACAGGCAGTAAAATCAGGCGAATTTGATAGAGGAATAGTTTGCTGTGGTACGGGTATTGGTATATCAATATCAGCAAATAAAGTGCCGGGAATAAGATGTGCGGTGGTATCTGATACTTTCTCAGCAGAAATGTCAAGACTTCATAATGATGCCAATATACTGGCTTTAGGTGAGAGAGTTGTAGGAAAGGGATTAGCTTTAAAAATAGTAGATGTTTGGCTTGAGGCAGAATTTGAAGGCGGAAGGCATGAAAGGAGAGTAAATAAAATTAAAGAAATAGAAGCAAAATACAGCAAATAA
- the upp gene encoding uracil phosphoribosyltransferase, whose translation MKNVFVMDHPLIQHKLSLIRDKNTGTKEFKELVREVSMLMAYEVTRNLPLEEIEIETPVCKTKAKVLAGRKLGIVPILRAGLGMVDGFLNLLPAAKVGHIGLYRDPETLEPVEYYCKLPTDIEERELIVVDPMLATGGSAKAAIKFIKDRGATNIKFVCLIAAPEGVEAVHREHPDVDIYAAAVDERLNDHAYIVPGLGDAGDRLFGTK comes from the coding sequence ATGAAGAATGTTTTTGTTATGGACCACCCGCTTATACAACATAAATTGAGTTTAATAAGAGATAAGAATACGGGCACTAAAGAATTCAAGGAATTAGTAAGAGAAGTTTCTATGCTTATGGCATATGAAGTAACGAGAAATCTTCCTTTAGAAGAAATTGAAATAGAAACTCCTGTTTGTAAAACGAAGGCAAAAGTTTTAGCAGGAAGAAAATTAGGTATTGTGCCTATATTAAGAGCTGGTCTTGGAATGGTAGACGGATTTTTAAATCTTCTTCCAGCAGCAAAAGTAGGACATATAGGTTTATATAGAGATCCGGAAACATTAGAACCTGTAGAATATTACTGCAAGTTGCCTACAGATATAGAAGAAAGAGAACTCATAGTTGTTGACCCAATGCTTGCTACAGGTGGTTCAGCAAAAGCAGCTATAAAATTTATTAAGGATAGAGGAGCAACAAATATAAAGTTTGTATGTTTAATTGCAGCTCCAGAAGGTGTTGAAGCAGTGCATAGAGAACATCCAGATGTAGATATATATGCAGCAGCAGTTGATGAGAGATTAAATGATCATGCATATATAGTACCGGGACTTGGAGATGCAGGAGATAGATTATTTGGAACTAAATAA